Part of the Flagellimonas eckloniae genome, TCTAAAAATGGTCATCACAAGTATGGATTTTGGTTTTATAAGCTTTAATACATCCCCATTAATCCCTATCGTTGTCATTAGATGTTATTGTGGAACCCCAACACATCGGCCGTCCTTTTAATAAGCGCCAAAAGGTCTGGAAAGCAATCCCTAGGCACTTGCACATTTCCCGAATTGCATGTTAATTCTTCCAAAACTGAGGTTTTTTCTATTTTATTTATGAAAATAGTAAGCAAGTTTTATCATTATAAGTTAGGTTCATGTCATATAAATTGTAAATTTGTTTAACGTTTATATTCAAAAGATGAACAATGTAAAAAAATCTTTCAGCATCAGGGATATGGAAAATCTCTCCGGTATCAAAGCCCATACCATTAGAATCTGGGAAAAAAGATATAATCTATTTACGCCGGAACGCACAAGTACAAACATTAGGACATACAGTCTACCAAGTTTACAAAAGCTATTGAATATTACGTTGCTCTATAATAATGGCTATAAGATTTCCAAAATAGCCAAAATAGAAGAATCCAACATACCTGTACTTGTAAGGGAAATTGTTTCAAATAACAGTGAAAAAAGTCATGCCCTAAATGCTTTTAAATTAGCAATGGTAAACTTTGACCAAACACTTTTTCAAAACACCTATAATAGCTTACTATCAGAAAGATCATTCAGGGATATTTTCAACGAAGTATTTATTCCTCTTTTGAATGAGCTCGGGCTTTTGTGGCAAACAGATACCATTAGTCCCTCACATGAGCATTTTATATCGCATTTGATAAAGCAAAAGATATACATCAATACTGAAAAACTCCAAATGGTGGAACCTACGCAAAAAGATAAGGTTTTTGCACTTTTTCTGCCCGAAAATGAAATTCATGAAATTGGTTTGCTGTATCTCAATTACGAAATTGTGCTAAGGGGTTATAAATCCATCTATCTTGGACAGACCATGCCCATTGAAAGTCTGGTGGATTTATTGAAATATTATGACAATGTGCATTTTGTATCCTATTTTACAGTTTCTCCCACCAAAGACGAACTATCCGCATATTTCGATCAGTTTTCAAAAACCTTAAACACATCTGGTAACTCTAAACTTTATGTATTGGGTCATCAGATCCAGTATATAGACAGAGATCTTCTTCCAAACACCATAAAGACTTTCAATTCCCTTGAACATTTAATAAGCGTAATCTAAGAGAAGACGATTTAAAATGAAGAAAGTAATCATCATAGGTTCTGGTTTTTCGTCCCTATCTGCTTCCTGCTATATGGCAAAAGCTGGTTATGATGTCTCTGTTTTTGAAAAAAACAGTACCGTTGGTGGGCGTGCAAGACAATTAAAAAGAGAAGGATTTACGTTTGATATTGGGCCTAGTTGGTATTGGATGCCCGATATTTTTGATAAGTTTTTCGCGGATTTTGGTAAAAAAACTTCAGACTATTACCAACTGGATAAATTGAACCCAGCCTATAAAATTTTTTTTGATGACGACATCATCACCATTGAAGATTCAATGGATAAAATTTGTAGGGAGTTCGAGCGAATTGAGTCAGGTAGTAGCTCCCATTTAAGGGATTTTATAGGTAAGGCGCAAGAAAATTATGATATAGCTATAAATAAAGTTGTTTTAAAACCCGGTCTATCCCCCTTGGAATTGGTTACAAAGGAAACCGTTTTTAGAGTAGACCAATTTTTTAAGACCATCAGTCAAGAAGTCCGCAAAAGATTCAAGAATCCAAAATTAATTTCAACTTTAGAGTTTCCTGTACTTTTTTTAGGAGCCAAACCGAGTAAGACACCTTCTTTTTATAGTTTCATGAATTTTGCTGATTTTGGACTAGGCACTTGGCATCCAAAAGGGGGCATGTATGAAATCATTAAGGCCATGAAGAATTTGGCGGAAGAATTAGGGGTGAAAATACATACCGAGAATAACGTAACCAAAATCTTGGTTTCTGAAGGAAAAGTATCTGGAATACATACCAATGGTAAAAATGTAGTGGCAGATTTTGTTATCAGTGGTGCTGATTACCACCACTCGGAGACTCTTTTGGACGATAAATACAAGCAATATTCTGAAAACTATTGGGATAGTAAAGTCTATGCCCCTTCCTCCTTGCTTTTTTATATTGGTTTTGATAAAAAATTAAAAAACCTAGAACACCATAATCTCTTTTTTGACACCGATTTTGAAAAACACGCCCAAGAAATTTATGACGACCCCAAATGGCCCAGTAACCCATTATTTTACGCAAACTTTCCGTCCATCACAGACAAATCAATGGCTCCCGATGGATGTGAAAATGGATTTTTCCTTGTTCCCATAGCTCCAGACTTGGAAGATACTCCCCAATTAAGGAAGCAATACTTCGACATTATTATGGATAGATTTGAAAAACGCACAGGGCAAGATGTTAAAAATTCCATTATATTTAAAGAGAGCTTTTGTGTAAATGACTTTATTGAACAATACAATTCTTATAAGGGCAATGCATATGGCATGGCAAATACACTAAAACAAACTGCCTTTTTAAGACCCAACCTTAGAAGTAGTAAAGTGAAGAATTTGTTTTTTACAGGTCAGCTTACAGTTCCGGGGCCTGGTGTCCCACCTTCCTTGATTTCCGGAAAATTAGTATCTGATTTGATAATTAAAAAGACTTAGCAGATGAAAACTATTTTTGATCAGGTATCCTACAACTGCAGCAAAATTGTTACTGAAACATATAGTACTTCATTTGCTTTAGCCACCAAAATGTTATCAACCTCTATTAGAAAGGATATTTATAATATTTATGGGTTTGTTCGCTTTGCGGATGAGATTGTTGACACCTTTCATGAATACAACAAAAAAGAGCTTTTCGGAAAATTTGAAAAAGCACTGGAAGATGCCATTTCAAGCAAGATTAGTTTGAACCCAATCCTTAATTCTTTTCAACATACCTATCATAAATACAACATCCCTCACCATTTAGTGGAAGCATTTATGAAAAGTATGCGAATGGATCTCTCCAAGAAGAAAT contains:
- a CDS encoding MerR family transcriptional regulator gives rise to the protein MNNVKKSFSIRDMENLSGIKAHTIRIWEKRYNLFTPERTSTNIRTYSLPSLQKLLNITLLYNNGYKISKIAKIEESNIPVLVREIVSNNSEKSHALNAFKLAMVNFDQTLFQNTYNSLLSERSFRDIFNEVFIPLLNELGLLWQTDTISPSHEHFISHLIKQKIYINTEKLQMVEPTQKDKVFALFLPENEIHEIGLLYLNYEIVLRGYKSIYLGQTMPIESLVDLLKYYDNVHFVSYFTVSPTKDELSAYFDQFSKTLNTSGNSKLYVLGHQIQYIDRDLLPNTIKTFNSLEHLISVI
- a CDS encoding phytoene desaturase family protein, whose product is MKKVIIIGSGFSSLSASCYMAKAGYDVSVFEKNSTVGGRARQLKREGFTFDIGPSWYWMPDIFDKFFADFGKKTSDYYQLDKLNPAYKIFFDDDIITIEDSMDKICREFERIESGSSSHLRDFIGKAQENYDIAINKVVLKPGLSPLELVTKETVFRVDQFFKTISQEVRKRFKNPKLISTLEFPVLFLGAKPSKTPSFYSFMNFADFGLGTWHPKGGMYEIIKAMKNLAEELGVKIHTENNVTKILVSEGKVSGIHTNGKNVVADFVISGADYHHSETLLDDKYKQYSENYWDSKVYAPSSLLFYIGFDKKLKNLEHHNLFFDTDFEKHAQEIYDDPKWPSNPLFYANFPSITDKSMAPDGCENGFFLVPIAPDLEDTPQLRKQYFDIIMDRFEKRTGQDVKNSIIFKESFCVNDFIEQYNSYKGNAYGMANTLKQTAFLRPNLRSSKVKNLFFTGQLTVPGPGVPPSLISGKLVSDLIIKKT